From one Mobula birostris isolate sMobBir1 chromosome 20, sMobBir1.hap1, whole genome shotgun sequence genomic stretch:
- the LOC140185024 gene encoding uncharacterized protein: MADFSEALLSVVAGFGVYRDGHKDTIVNKTQRRLCFFETLKRISSSGTTIVCFYRIHPVRKLVVWLRQQHCQAPETLQRVVNKFINLVAIVILCLGNCGLSKCICRYLVGMAAADLLGVIIAVIISEINNIYGYAFPLLITPVCAVTHVLRITTMDCSVWLTVAFTFDRCIAICSQELRERYCTERTATIVIVIVVLGSCAKCVPFYFAVEPYIIIDNVPWRCILKAEYIYLPIWKAFQLFHIITTPSLAIGLILLFNALTVSHIIAANRVRRGLRNSSEKKNDPELENRKKSIILLFALSANFILLWIPYIAYTMNWQVQNYFYTDRYLNTPTYILQQFGFMLQFLCTCTNTCIYTLSQRKFREELKGGVKYLVTLNRRLCR; the protein is encoded by the exons CCACAAGGACACCATCGTTAACAAAACTCAGCGGCGTCTCTGCTTCTTCGAGACACTGAAGAGAATCAGCAGCTCCGGGACGACCATCGTCTGTTTTTACAGAATACATCCTGTGCGGAAACTAGTCGTGTGGTTAAGGCAACAGCACTGCCAAGCACCggaaacgctgcagagagttgtgaacaagtTCA ttaatttagtggcgattgtgatcctgtgtcTGGGAAACTGCGGACTCTCTAAATGCATCTGCcgttacctggtgggaatggcagcagcTGATTTACTGGGTGTCATTATTGCTGTTATAATCTCTGAGATTAATAATATTTATGGTTATGCCTTTCCGTTGCTCATCACACCGGTTTGCGCCGTGACGCATGTCCTGAGGATCACAACcatggactgttctgtttggctcACGGTGGCTTTCACGTTCGATCGCTGTATTGCAATCTGCAGTCAAGAGCTGCGGGAACGATACTGCACCGAGAGGACCGCGACTATTGTGATTGTAATTGTGGTTTTAGGAAGTTGTGCGAAGTGTGTTCCATTCTACTTTGCGGTAGAACCTTACATTATCATTGATAACGTACCTTGGCGATGCATTTTGAAAGCGGAATACATTTATTTACCAATATGGAAAGCATTCCAATTGTTTCACATCATCACTACACCTTCGTTGGCGATCGGCTTGATTCTGCTTTTCAATGCTTTAACAGTCAGTCATATTATCGCGGCAAACAGAGTTCGCCGGGGGCTCAGGAACAGTAGCGAGAAAAAGAATGATCCGGAGTTAGAGAACCGGAAAAAGTCAATAATATTGTTGTTCGCTCTCTCCGCcaatttcatattgttgtggatcCCCTATATTGCATACACTATGAACTGGCAAGTTCAGAATTACTTTTACACAGACAGATATTTGAATACCCCGACATATATCCTGCAACAGTTTGGGTTCATGTTGCAGTTTCTTtgtacctgcaccaacacgtgtatctacactctgtcacagagaaaattcagggaggagctgaagggTGGAGTCAAATATCTGGTTACGTTAAATCGTCGACTTTGTAGGTAA